A window of the Kosakonia radicincitans DSM 16656 genome harbors these coding sequences:
- a CDS encoding formate C-acetyltransferase/glycerol dehydratase family glycyl radical enzyme — MTTLQLNTLTDRIKAHKTALIHIVKPPVCTERARHYTQIYQQNMDKPLPVRRALALAHHLAQRTIWIKHDELIIGNQASEVRAAPIFPEYTVSWIEKEIDELADRPGAGFAVSEENKRILHEICPWWRGQTVQDRCYGMFTDEQKALLDTGIIKAEGNMTSGDAHLAVNFPLLLEKGLDGLRHKVDERRTRINLTVLDDLHGDQFLKAIDIVLEAVSLHIERFADLARKMAGEETRQSRRDELLAIAENCLIIAHEPPKTFWQALQLCYFIQLILQIESNGHSVSFGRMDQYLYPYYRRDVELQQSLQREDAIELLHSCWLKLLEVNKIRSGSHSKASAGSPLYQNVTIGGQQWINGAAQDAVNPLSYAILESCGRLRSTQPNLSVRYHAGMSNDFLDACVQVIRCGFGMPAFNNDEIVIPEFIKLGVETADAYDYAAIGCIETAVGGKWGYRCTGMSFINFARVMLAALEGGRDATSGKIFLPQSKALSTGNFAAFDEVMQAWDRQIRYYTRKSIEIEYVVDTMLEENVPDILCSALVDDCIERAKSIKQGGAKYDWVSGLQVGIANLGNSLAAVKKLVFDQGVIGQQQLADALAANFDGLTHEQLRQRLVNSAPKYGNDDDSVDNLLVRAYQTYIDELKQYHNPRYGRGPIGGNYYAGTSSISANVPFGAATMATPDGRKAHTPLAEGASPASGTDHLGPTAVISSVGKLPVEAILGGVLLNQKLNPATLENESDKQKLMVLLRTFFEVHKGWHIQYNIVSRETLLEAKKHPDQYRDLVVRVAGYSAFFTALSPDTQDDIIARTEHTL; from the coding sequence ATGACCACACTGCAACTGAACACGCTGACTGACCGCATCAAAGCGCATAAAACGGCGCTGATCCATATTGTTAAACCGCCGGTCTGCACCGAACGCGCCCGCCATTACACTCAGATTTATCAGCAGAATATGGATAAACCGCTGCCGGTACGTCGCGCGCTGGCGCTGGCGCACCATCTGGCGCAGCGCACGATCTGGATCAAGCATGACGAGTTGATTATCGGCAACCAGGCCAGCGAAGTTCGCGCCGCGCCGATCTTCCCGGAATACACCGTTTCGTGGATTGAAAAAGAGATCGACGAACTGGCGGATCGCCCCGGTGCCGGTTTTGCCGTCAGCGAAGAGAATAAGCGCATACTGCATGAGATCTGCCCGTGGTGGCGCGGCCAGACGGTGCAGGATCGTTGCTATGGTATGTTTACCGACGAACAAAAAGCGCTGCTCGACACCGGCATTATTAAAGCCGAAGGCAACATGACCTCCGGCGATGCGCACCTCGCCGTCAACTTCCCGCTGCTGCTGGAGAAAGGGCTGGATGGTCTGCGGCATAAAGTGGACGAACGCCGCACGCGCATCAACCTGACGGTGCTTGACGATCTGCACGGCGACCAGTTCCTGAAAGCGATCGATATCGTGCTTGAGGCCGTGAGCCTGCATATTGAGCGTTTTGCCGATCTGGCGCGGAAAATGGCGGGTGAAGAAACGCGCCAAAGCCGCCGCGACGAACTGCTGGCGATAGCGGAAAACTGCCTGATTATTGCCCATGAACCGCCGAAAACTTTCTGGCAGGCGTTGCAGCTTTGCTATTTTATCCAGTTGATTTTGCAAATTGAATCCAACGGCCACTCGGTCTCGTTCGGCCGCATGGATCAGTATCTCTATCCCTATTACCGCCGCGATGTTGAACTGCAACAATCACTGCAACGGGAAGATGCCATCGAGCTGTTGCACAGTTGCTGGTTGAAGCTGCTGGAAGTGAACAAGATCCGTTCCGGCTCGCACTCGAAAGCGTCGGCGGGTAGCCCGCTATACCAGAACGTCACCATCGGCGGGCAGCAGTGGATTAACGGCGCAGCGCAGGATGCGGTAAATCCGCTGTCGTATGCGATCCTCGAATCCTGCGGTCGTCTGCGCTCCACGCAGCCGAACCTGAGCGTGCGTTACCACGCCGGGATGAGCAACGACTTCCTCGACGCCTGCGTGCAGGTGATCCGCTGCGGCTTCGGCATGCCGGCGTTCAATAACGACGAAATTGTGATCCCGGAATTTATCAAACTGGGCGTCGAAACGGCCGATGCCTACGACTATGCCGCGATTGGCTGTATCGAAACAGCGGTCGGCGGCAAATGGGGCTACCGCTGCACCGGCATGAGTTTTATCAATTTTGCCCGCGTGATGCTGGCCGCGCTGGAAGGCGGTCGCGACGCCACCAGCGGTAAGATCTTCCTGCCGCAGAGCAAAGCGCTTTCCACCGGTAACTTTGCAGCATTTGATGAAGTGATGCAGGCGTGGGATCGGCAGATCCGCTATTACACGCGTAAATCCATCGAGATCGAGTATGTCGTCGATACCATGCTGGAAGAGAACGTGCCGGATATTCTCTGCTCAGCGCTGGTTGACGACTGCATCGAACGGGCGAAAAGCATCAAACAGGGCGGTGCGAAGTATGACTGGGTTTCCGGTTTGCAGGTCGGGATCGCCAACCTCGGCAACAGCCTGGCTGCGGTGAAAAAACTGGTCTTTGATCAGGGCGTAATCGGGCAGCAGCAACTGGCAGATGCGCTGGCGGCGAATTTTGACGGCCTGACGCACGAACAACTGCGCCAGCGTCTGGTGAACAGCGCGCCGAAATACGGTAACGACGATGACAGCGTGGATAACCTGCTGGTGCGCGCCTATCAGACCTATATCGACGAACTGAAGCAGTACCATAATCCACGCTACGGCCGCGGCCCGATTGGCGGCAATTACTACGCCGGAACGTCGTCGATTTCCGCCAACGTGCCGTTTGGTGCCGCCACCATGGCAACGCCGGATGGCCGCAAGGCGCACACCCCGCTGGCGGAAGGTGCAAGTCCCGCTTCCGGTACCGATCATCTCGGCCCGACGGCGGTCATCAGTTCGGTGGGTAAACTGCCGGTCGAAGCGATCCTCGGCGGCGTGTTGTTGAACCAGAAGCTGAACCCGGCAACGCTGGAAAACGAGAGCGATAAGCAGAAACTGATGGTGCTGCTGCGCACGTTCTTTGAAGTGCATAAGGGCTGGCATATTCAGTACAACATTGTTTCGCGCGAGACGCTGCTGGAAGCGAAAAAACATCCGGATCAGTACCGCGATTTAGTGGTGCGCGTGGCAGGTTATTCGGCGTTCTTCACCGCCCTGTCGCCGGATACGCAGGACGACATTATCGCCCGTACCGAACACACTTTGTAA
- a CDS encoding Cof-type HAD-IIB family hydrolase: MTVKVIVTDMDGTFLDDAKQYDRTRFMAQFQQLQQRGIEFVVASGNQYYQLISFFPELKEKICFVAENGALVYEHGQQLFHGELTRHEAQVVIGELLKDSSLNFVACGLESAYVSENAPAEFVDLMSKHYYRLKPVRDFQKIDDTLFKFSLNLPDSEIPQLIDELHVSLDGIMKPVTSGFGFVDLIIPGLHKANGITRLLKRWGVSPQQCVTIGDSGNDAEMLRMTEFSFAMGNAGDAIKAIARHQTDDNNHQGALNVIQAVLDNTAPFDR, translated from the coding sequence ATGACCGTCAAAGTTATCGTCACTGACATGGACGGAACTTTCCTTGATGACGCCAAGCAGTACGATCGCACGCGGTTTATGGCGCAATTCCAGCAACTTCAGCAGCGCGGTATTGAGTTTGTGGTCGCCAGCGGCAACCAGTATTACCAGCTGATCTCCTTCTTCCCGGAACTGAAAGAGAAGATTTGTTTCGTCGCCGAAAACGGCGCGCTGGTGTATGAACATGGCCAGCAACTGTTCCACGGTGAGCTGACCCGTCACGAAGCGCAGGTCGTCATTGGCGAACTGTTAAAAGACAGCAGCCTGAACTTTGTCGCCTGCGGGCTGGAAAGCGCCTACGTAAGCGAGAACGCCCCGGCCGAATTTGTCGATCTGATGTCAAAGCACTACTACCGTTTAAAACCGGTGCGCGATTTCCAGAAGATTGACGACACGCTGTTTAAGTTCTCGCTGAACTTACCGGACAGCGAGATTCCGCAGCTCATCGATGAACTGCATGTCTCACTTGATGGCATTATGAAGCCGGTCACCAGCGGTTTTGGCTTCGTTGATTTGATTATCCCCGGTCTGCATAAAGCCAACGGCATTACCCGCCTGCTGAAACGCTGGGGCGTGTCGCCGCAGCAGTGCGTCACCATTGGCGACAGCGGTAATGACGCTGAAATGCTACGCATGACGGAGTTCTCCTTTGCCATGGGCAACGCCGGGGATGCCATTAAAGCCATTGCCCGCCATCAGACCGATGACAACAATCATCAGGGCGCGCTGAACGTGATTCAGGCCGTGCTCGATAATACCGCACCGTTCGACCGCTAA
- a CDS encoding DUF1479 domain-containing protein, with protein MTFTSETLPADHKASIRQMKQTLRAQIGDVQSVFNRLSEQIAARVAEIKALQARGESVWPQIPYADIAQGRVSDAQRALIKQRGCAVIKGHFPRDRALGWDRAMLDYLDANHFDDVYKGPGDSFFGTLEASRPEIYPIYWSQAQMQARQSNEMAAVQSFLNRLWRFESEGRQWFDPDVSVIYPDRIRRRPPGTTSKGLGAHTDSGALERWLLPAYQRVFASVFNGKLEEYDPWDAAHRTEVEEYTVDNTTKCSVFRTFQGWTALSDMIPGQGLLHVVPIPEAMAYILLRPLLDDVPEDELCGVAPGRVLPVSEKWHPLLIEALSSIPALDAGDSVWWHCDVIHSVAPVENQQGWGNVMYIPAAPLCEKNLAYARKVKVALEQGASPGDFPRENYESDWTGRFTLDDLNAHGKRALGIDV; from the coding sequence ATGACGTTTACCAGCGAGACCTTGCCTGCCGATCACAAAGCGTCGATTCGTCAGATGAAACAGACACTGCGCGCGCAGATCGGCGACGTGCAAAGCGTCTTTAACCGCCTGAGCGAGCAGATTGCCGCCCGTGTCGCAGAGATCAAAGCGCTGCAAGCGCGCGGCGAATCGGTCTGGCCACAAATCCCTTACGCCGATATTGCGCAGGGCCGTGTTAGCGACGCGCAGCGGGCGCTGATTAAACAGCGCGGTTGCGCGGTGATCAAAGGCCACTTTCCGCGCGATCGGGCGCTGGGCTGGGATCGCGCAATGCTGGATTATCTCGACGCCAACCATTTTGACGATGTGTATAAAGGCCCGGGCGACAGCTTCTTTGGCACGCTGGAAGCGTCGCGCCCGGAAATCTACCCGATTTACTGGTCGCAGGCGCAAATGCAGGCGCGGCAAAGCAATGAAATGGCGGCAGTGCAATCTTTCCTCAATCGCCTGTGGCGTTTCGAAAGCGAAGGCCGCCAGTGGTTCGACCCGGATGTCAGCGTGATCTACCCGGATCGCATCCGCCGTCGCCCGCCGGGTACCACCTCAAAAGGGCTCGGCGCGCATACCGATTCCGGCGCGCTGGAGCGCTGGTTGCTGCCCGCTTACCAGCGCGTATTCGCCAGCGTGTTTAACGGCAAACTGGAAGAGTACGATCCGTGGGATGCCGCGCATCGCACCGAGGTGGAAGAGTACACGGTGGATAACACCACCAAATGCTCAGTATTCCGTACCTTCCAGGGCTGGACGGCGCTGTCGGACATGATCCCCGGCCAGGGATTGCTGCACGTGGTGCCGATCCCGGAAGCGATGGCGTATATCCTGCTGCGTCCGCTGCTTGACGATGTACCGGAGGATGAACTGTGCGGCGTCGCGCCGGGCCGCGTTCTGCCGGTTTCAGAGAAGTGGCACCCGCTACTGATTGAGGCGCTGAGCAGCATACCAGCGCTGGACGCGGGCGATTCCGTGTGGTGGCACTGCGATGTTATCCACTCGGTCGCGCCGGTGGAAAACCAGCAGGGCTGGGGGAACGTGATGTATATTCCCGCCGCGCCGCTGTGCGAGAAGAACCTCGCTTATGCCCGCAAGGTGAAAGTGGCGCTGGAGCAAGGCGCATCGCCGGGGGATTTCCCGCGCGAGAACTACGAAAGCGACTGGACAGGCCGCTTTACGCTTGATGATCTGAATGCGCACGGTAAACGTGCGCTGGGTATCGACGTTTAA
- a CDS encoding LacI family DNA-binding transcriptional regulator, producing the protein MDKKLKISEIARRTNLSTSTVSRVLAGKANTSEQARSAVLACARELGVMEGIAAGRLLLNNLVVFAPQRAFDERSDIFYYRVIQSINKALDSHEVRLRYCALEELDSDAGTFLGRMQAAETQAAILLGIDDPHIHDLAAESGKPCVLINCRDRRMRLPSIAPDHRTIGEFAARYLFDMGHRDVVTVMCLRRYTMDLRLAGIKDAWLHDNLRFNSKRNLITVPSFSAREAQQRVGEWLDDPAHNVPPTAFLVSGDFMAEGTVRALQQRGLRVPQDISVMSIDAFNLAAIQDVPLTAVHVPRDELGVEAVHLLQQRLIRPQAAVGSLLLNGTLVVRESVRRIRSGQQRTAVEWQGLYDA; encoded by the coding sequence ATGGATAAAAAGCTAAAAATCAGTGAAATTGCCCGCCGTACAAACCTGTCTACCAGTACCGTTTCACGCGTGCTGGCCGGTAAAGCAAACACCAGCGAGCAGGCACGAAGCGCGGTGCTCGCCTGCGCCCGTGAGCTGGGCGTGATGGAGGGCATTGCTGCCGGGCGTCTGTTGCTGAATAACCTGGTGGTCTTTGCGCCGCAGCGCGCTTTTGATGAGCGGTCCGACATCTTTTATTACCGCGTGATCCAGAGCATCAACAAAGCGCTCGATTCTCACGAAGTACGGCTGCGCTACTGTGCGCTGGAGGAGTTGGACAGCGACGCTGGCACGTTTCTTGGCAGGATGCAGGCTGCGGAAACGCAGGCCGCAATCCTGCTCGGCATTGACGATCCGCACATTCACGATCTGGCAGCAGAGAGCGGCAAACCCTGCGTGTTGATCAACTGCCGCGACAGGCGGATGCGTCTACCGTCGATCGCGCCGGATCACCGCACCATTGGCGAATTTGCCGCACGCTATCTGTTTGATATGGGCCACCGCGACGTGGTGACTGTTATGTGCCTGCGCCGTTACACCATGGATCTGCGGCTGGCGGGGATCAAAGATGCCTGGCTGCATGACAATTTGCGCTTTAACAGCAAGCGCAATTTGATCACGGTTCCCAGTTTCAGCGCCCGCGAAGCGCAGCAGCGGGTGGGCGAGTGGCTGGACGACCCGGCGCATAATGTGCCGCCCACGGCATTTCTCGTCAGTGGGGATTTTATGGCGGAAGGCACGGTGCGCGCGTTGCAGCAGCGCGGTTTGCGTGTGCCGCAGGATATCTCGGTGATGAGTATCGATGCCTTTAACCTGGCGGCGATTCAGGATGTCCCGCTGACGGCGGTGCATGTTCCGCGCGATGAGCTGGGCGTTGAAGCGGTGCATCTGTTACAGCAGCGGTTGATTCGTCCGCAGGCGGCGGTCGGTTCGCTGCTGTTGAACGGCACGCTGGTGGTGCGGGAATCGGTACGGCGGATACGTTCGGGACAGCAACGCACCGCCGTTGAATGGCAGGGGCTATACGACGCTTAA
- a CDS encoding MFS transporter — MSQGINNEMAASKSRRIVKKLRWWMLVLFLFGVTVNYITRNSLGILAPELKSSLGITTEQYSWIVGAFQLAYTIFQPLCGWLIDVIGLKVGFMVCAIIWALACIFHAGAANWVHLAILRFTMGASEAAATPANAKTIGEWFPKAERPVAAGWAGVGFSIGAMLAPPIIYFAHASFGWQGAFMFTGVLALVWVILWWAFYHNPDKHPNLSKDELTFIQQDHEPPAVKLPFFTALKTVSKNKRFYGIAIPAFMAEPAWAVLSFWVPLYLAKEHGMDLKQIAMFAWLPFLAADLGSVASGYLTKLYTRWFGCTRVNSVVASSVTGAFLMISLAVVAITRDPYITIVLISIGGFGHQIISCMLSALVVESFDKGQMATVNGMRGSAAWIASFLFSLLIGVTADKIGFNPLFIAMGFFDLIGALFLVAFIAERRAKRA; from the coding sequence ATGAGCCAGGGAATCAACAACGAAATGGCGGCCAGCAAGAGCCGCCGGATAGTGAAAAAATTACGCTGGTGGATGCTGGTGCTGTTTTTATTCGGTGTGACGGTGAACTACATCACCCGTAACTCGCTGGGCATTCTGGCGCCGGAACTGAAAAGCAGCCTCGGTATCACCACCGAACAGTACTCGTGGATTGTCGGCGCCTTTCAGCTCGCTTACACCATTTTTCAGCCGCTGTGCGGCTGGCTGATCGATGTCATCGGCCTGAAAGTCGGCTTTATGGTGTGCGCCATTATCTGGGCGCTGGCCTGTATCTTCCACGCGGGTGCTGCCAACTGGGTGCATCTGGCGATCCTGCGCTTCACCATGGGCGCATCGGAAGCTGCTGCCACGCCAGCCAACGCCAAAACCATCGGCGAATGGTTCCCGAAAGCGGAACGCCCGGTTGCTGCGGGCTGGGCGGGCGTCGGCTTCTCGATTGGTGCGATGCTGGCGCCGCCGATCATCTACTTCGCCCATGCCTCGTTTGGCTGGCAGGGCGCGTTTATGTTTACCGGCGTGCTGGCGCTGGTGTGGGTCATTTTGTGGTGGGCGTTTTACCATAATCCGGATAAACACCCGAACCTGAGCAAGGACGAACTGACCTTTATTCAGCAGGATCACGAACCGCCAGCGGTGAAACTCCCCTTCTTTACTGCGCTGAAAACCGTATCGAAAAACAAGCGCTTTTACGGTATCGCCATTCCCGCTTTTATGGCGGAACCGGCATGGGCGGTGCTGAGTTTCTGGGTGCCGCTCTATCTGGCGAAAGAGCACGGCATGGATCTGAAGCAGATTGCGATGTTCGCCTGGCTGCCGTTCCTCGCCGCTGACCTCGGCAGCGTGGCGAGCGGTTATCTGACCAAACTCTATACCCGCTGGTTTGGCTGCACCCGTGTGAACTCGGTGGTGGCCAGTTCCGTGACCGGCGCATTCCTGATGATTTCGCTGGCCGTGGTCGCCATCACGCGCGATCCCTACATCACCATTGTGTTGATCTCGATTGGCGGTTTTGGCCACCAGATCATCTCCTGCATGTTGAGCGCACTGGTGGTCGAGTCCTTCGATAAAGGGCAAATGGCGACGGTGAACGGCATGCGCGGCTCGGCGGCGTGGATCGCCAGCTTCCTCTTTTCACTGCTGATCGGCGTGACCGCCGACAAGATTGGTTTCAATCCGCTGTTTATTGCCATGGGTTTCTTTGACCTGATTGGCGCTCTGTTCCTGGTGGCATTTATTGCTGAACGTCGCGCTAAACGCGCCTGA
- a CDS encoding glycoside hydrolase family 31 protein, with translation MKTLKNWTLQKQAAHHVELLVDGQHTLCLYVLEEHLFRVLLKRKGELALDRTWSIAPREDVPWEGRSREDVSGFTLPAWTLTQQADTLVLESAQLRVTVHQPLWLEWHYRNAAGEWQWLAGDRPTSAYLVNAHGDGVAHYLSRKKEERFYGLGEKAGNLQRNGQRYEMRNLDAMGYNAASTDPLYKHIPFTLTRRDDISYGLFYDNLSSCWLDLGNEIDNYHTAYRRWQAEAGDIDYYIFTGARALDVTKAFVRLTGKTLFGPKWSLGYSGSTMHYTDAPDAQNQLMNFIRLCEEHAIPCDSFQLSSGYTSINGKRYVFNWNYDKVPQPKVMSQAFHDAGLKLAANIKPCLLQDHPRYNEVAEKGLFIRDSENDAPERSSFWDDEGSHLDFTNPQTVAWWQDGVTTQLLEMGIDSTWNDNNEFEVWDGEARCQGFGREIAIKHIRPVMPLLMMRASMEAQQRFAPQKRPYLISRSGCAGMQRYVQTWSGDNRTNWDTLRYNTRMGVGMSLSGLYNVGHDVGGFSGDKPDAELFVRWVQNGVMHPRFTIHSWNDDRTVNEPWMYPAITPAIRSAIELRYRLLPYLYTLLWQAHVDDEPMLRPTFLDHEHDQQTFEECDDFLLGRDILVASVVEPGQRERRVWLPANDNGWYDFYSGVWYAPGQWVTLDAPLETLPLLVRAGAGLPMSERISHVDAKADDTRELRLFPVKGTGRSGGLLFEDDGESWGYKDGNALWLEWEMVCSGSSVDLQVRTRGDYRPAWQALKVTLPAGDKRQLLINGVAATEWMFA, from the coding sequence ATGAAAACGCTGAAGAACTGGACGTTACAAAAACAGGCGGCTCACCACGTTGAGCTGCTGGTGGACGGGCAACACACCTTGTGCCTGTATGTGCTGGAAGAGCATCTGTTCCGCGTGCTGCTAAAACGCAAAGGCGAGCTGGCGCTGGACAGAACCTGGAGTATTGCGCCGCGTGAAGATGTGCCGTGGGAAGGCCGTTCGCGCGAAGATGTGTCGGGCTTCACCCTGCCCGCCTGGACGCTGACTCAGCAGGCCGACACGCTGGTGCTGGAAAGCGCGCAGCTACGCGTGACGGTCCACCAGCCGCTGTGGCTGGAGTGGCACTACCGCAATGCGGCGGGCGAGTGGCAGTGGCTGGCAGGCGATCGTCCTACCAGCGCCTATCTGGTGAACGCGCACGGCGACGGCGTGGCGCACTATCTCAGCCGTAAAAAAGAGGAGCGCTTTTACGGTCTTGGTGAAAAAGCGGGCAACCTGCAACGTAACGGCCAGCGCTATGAAATGCGCAACCTTGATGCAATGGGATATAACGCCGCCAGCACCGATCCGCTGTACAAACACATTCCCTTTACCCTGACGCGCCGGGACGATATCAGCTACGGCTTGTTTTATGACAACCTCAGCAGTTGCTGGCTGGATCTGGGCAATGAAATCGATAACTACCACACCGCTTATCGCCGCTGGCAGGCCGAAGCCGGTGATATCGATTACTACATTTTTACCGGCGCACGCGCACTGGATGTGACCAAAGCGTTTGTCCGCCTGACGGGGAAAACGCTGTTCGGGCCGAAATGGAGCCTCGGTTACAGCGGCTCGACCATGCATTACACCGATGCGCCGGATGCGCAAAATCAGCTGATGAACTTTATTCGCCTGTGCGAAGAACATGCGATTCCGTGCGATTCGTTCCAGCTCTCCTCCGGCTATACCTCAATTAACGGTAAGCGCTACGTCTTTAACTGGAACTACGACAAAGTGCCGCAGCCGAAAGTGATGAGCCAGGCGTTTCACGATGCCGGGCTGAAGCTGGCTGCGAATATCAAACCCTGCCTGTTGCAGGATCACCCGCGCTATAACGAAGTGGCGGAGAAAGGCCTGTTTATTCGCGATTCGGAAAACGACGCGCCGGAGCGTTCCAGCTTCTGGGACGATGAAGGGTCTCATCTCGATTTTACCAATCCGCAGACCGTTGCCTGGTGGCAGGACGGTGTGACCACGCAACTGCTGGAGATGGGGATTGATTCCACCTGGAACGATAATAATGAATTCGAAGTGTGGGACGGCGAAGCGCGCTGCCAGGGTTTTGGCCGCGAAATCGCCATCAAACATATTCGCCCGGTGATGCCGCTGCTGATGATGCGCGCCTCGATGGAAGCGCAGCAGCGTTTTGCGCCGCAGAAACGCCCGTATCTGATCTCCCGTTCCGGCTGCGCCGGGATGCAGCGCTATGTGCAGACCTGGAGCGGAGATAACCGCACCAACTGGGATACGCTGCGTTACAACACGCGGATGGGCGTCGGCATGAGCCTTTCCGGGTTGTATAACGTCGGTCACGATGTTGGCGGTTTCTCCGGCGATAAACCGGATGCGGAACTGTTCGTTCGTTGGGTACAGAACGGCGTGATGCATCCGCGCTTTACCATCCACTCCTGGAACGACGATCGCACGGTCAACGAACCGTGGATGTACCCGGCAATTACACCAGCGATCCGCAGCGCCATTGAATTGCGCTACCGCCTGTTGCCCTATCTCTACACGCTGCTGTGGCAGGCGCACGTCGACGATGAACCGATGTTGCGCCCAACGTTCCTCGATCACGAACATGACCAACAGACGTTCGAGGAGTGCGACGACTTCCTGCTCGGCCGCGATATTCTTGTCGCCAGCGTGGTTGAACCCGGCCAGCGCGAACGCCGCGTGTGGTTACCGGCCAATGACAACGGCTGGTATGACTTTTACAGCGGCGTCTGGTATGCGCCGGGCCAGTGGGTAACGCTGGATGCACCGCTGGAAACCCTGCCGTTACTGGTTCGTGCCGGTGCCGGATTGCCGATGAGCGAGCGCATTAGCCATGTGGATGCCAAAGCGGATGATACCCGCGAGCTGAGACTCTTCCCGGTAAAAGGTACGGGGCGTTCCGGCGGTCTGTTGTTTGAAGATGATGGCGAATCCTGGGGATATAAAGACGGCAATGCGCTGTGGCTGGAATGGGAAATGGTTTGCAGCGGCAGCAGCGTGGATTTACAGGTGCGCACCCGCGGTGATTACCGCCCGGCCTGGCAGGCACTGAAAGTGACGCTGCCTGCGGGAGATAAACGCCAGTTATTGATCAATGGCGTGGCGGCAACGGAGTGGATGTTTGCATAA
- a CDS encoding ABC-F family ATPase — MLVTSNVTMQFGSKPLFENISVKFGGGNRYGLIGANGSGKSTFMKILGGDLEPTLGNVSLDPNERIGKLRQDQFAFEEFSVLDTVIMGHAELWEVKQERDRIYGLAEMSEEDGYKVADLEVQYGEMDGYSAEARAGELLLGVGIPVEQHYGPMSEVAPGWKLRVLLAQALFANPDILLLDEPTNNLDIDTIRWLEQVLNERDSTMIIISHDRHFLNMVCTHMADLDYGELRVYPGNYDEYMTAATQARERLLADNAKKKAQIAELQSFVSRFSANASKSRQATSRARQIDKIKLDEVKASSRQNPFIRFEQDKKLFRNALEVEQLTKGFDNGPLFKNFNLLLEVGEKVAVLGTNGVGKSTLLKTLVGDLQPDNGTVKWSENASIGYYAQDHAADFDNDLTVFDWMSQWKQEGDDEQAVRSILGRLLFSQDDIKKPAKVLSGGEKGRMLFGKLMMEKPNILVMDEPTNHLDMESIESLNMALEMYQGTLIFVSHDREFVSSLATRVIEITPQRVVDFTGNYEDYLRSQGIE; from the coding sequence GTGTTAGTCACCAGCAACGTCACCATGCAGTTCGGCAGCAAGCCGCTGTTCGAAAATATTTCCGTCAAATTCGGCGGCGGCAACCGTTATGGCCTGATCGGCGCTAACGGGAGCGGAAAATCCACCTTTATGAAGATCCTCGGCGGTGATTTAGAACCGACGCTGGGGAACGTCTCTCTCGATCCAAACGAGCGTATCGGTAAGCTGCGTCAGGATCAGTTTGCTTTTGAAGAGTTCAGCGTGCTCGACACGGTGATCATGGGCCACGCCGAACTGTGGGAAGTGAAACAGGAACGCGATCGCATCTACGGCCTGGCTGAGATGAGCGAAGAAGATGGCTATAAAGTGGCCGATCTTGAAGTACAGTACGGCGAAATGGACGGCTACTCCGCCGAAGCGCGTGCGGGCGAACTGCTGCTCGGCGTTGGCATTCCTGTAGAACAACACTACGGCCCGATGAGCGAAGTGGCACCCGGCTGGAAGCTGCGTGTGCTGCTGGCGCAGGCGCTGTTCGCTAACCCGGACATTCTGCTGCTCGATGAACCGACCAACAACCTGGACATCGATACCATTCGCTGGCTGGAGCAGGTGCTGAACGAGCGTGACAGCACCATGATCATCATTTCGCACGACCGTCACTTCCTCAACATGGTGTGTACCCACATGGCGGATCTCGACTACGGCGAGCTGCGCGTTTACCCGGGTAATTATGATGAGTACATGACGGCGGCAACGCAGGCGCGCGAACGCCTGCTGGCGGATAACGCCAAGAAGAAAGCGCAAATCGCCGAGCTGCAATCCTTTGTCAGCCGCTTTAGCGCCAACGCCTCGAAATCTCGCCAGGCAACTTCCCGCGCCCGTCAGATTGATAAGATCAAGCTGGATGAGGTGAAAGCCTCCAGCCGTCAGAACCCGTTTATTCGCTTCGAGCAGGACAAGAAACTGTTCCGTAATGCGCTGGAAGTGGAGCAACTGACCAAAGGTTTTGATAACGGCCCGCTGTTTAAAAACTTCAACCTGCTGCTGGAAGTGGGCGAGAAAGTGGCGGTGCTCGGTACTAACGGCGTGGGTAAATCCACTCTGCTGAAAACGCTGGTCGGCGATCTGCAGCCGGATAACGGAACGGTGAAATGGTCGGAAAATGCCAGCATCGGTTATTACGCGCAGGATCATGCCGCAGACTTTGATAACGATCTGACCGTGTTCGATTGGATGAGCCAGTGGAAACAGGAAGGCGATGACGAGCAGGCGGTGCGCAGTATTCTCGGTCGTTTGCTGTTCAGCCAGGACGATATCAAGAAACCGGCGAAGGTGCTTTCCGGTGGTGAGAAGGGCCGTATGCTGTTCGGTAAGCTGATGATGGAAAAACCGAATATCCTGGTGATGGATGAACCAACCAACCACCTTGATATGGAATCCATCGAGTCGCTGAACATGGCGCTGGAGATGTACCAGGGCACGCTGATCTTTGTTTCTCACGACCGTGAATTCGTAAGTTCGCTGGCAACCCGCGTGATTGAGATTACGCCGCAGCGCGTGGTGGATTTCACCGGGAACTATGAAGATTATCTGCGTAGCCAGGGTATCGAATAA